In Desulfomicrobium apsheronum, a single genomic region encodes these proteins:
- a CDS encoding sigma-54 interaction domain-containing protein, with protein sequence MKLLMGQAKRHAPRSSTTASTCLDIIIKILNDFSLAECSEDILRHFIHTIIELADIAIYFPAKTALVCLLLERTTVAAQNFGDTRSVAILHLIHAHLLTFGSFDISPQADKLFDIGFEMGESIGDEDMIEYISTFLGFRHFLKGEFKEAEMQFSKVRGRFALPNSQYWWVVFHGMSSAFLGFDRQAIGSLESALQSAILRNEQLSAEFLRLHLALVLLMFGKTREALAHINAVSEQVDSDSVPVLQIRTAWILMFYHYCTGNLASSHAMMEKINDILVQSNIAKPMHHFPWILETLYIFKKKGMKEAKHFNLKKEFELSSQSPSNQIKAGAWRIRGIMALEEPVTDLDGAMNCLKKALKMYINVGNPIETARVKLDLARVYTHLGRNQVATRLRAAAYRIHRHFGQPAWLDEMPRPRTLPTEDKEAPWLRNHGRSTRITAPVRADEFQRQRLAMLCRKLRVEQAAFFSIKDGEINALSRYNISKTFLNEQIIAQYKSWIMRHLQTKKIERRRGKHGSCILISIENISSNTYLFLLNKYFEDDLLNLSEEKIITSTKSFFKDLHFIQPDEQEAIHKPGSTANVVISPNATQDEFITNNETMLQLLLKLKQATATDVSIHIFGETGVGKELLARFIHRHSGRRGSFVCVHPASMTESLFESAFFGHEKGSFTGATNQKIGFFELANEGTLFIDEVGELPLSTQAKFLRVLQERTFIRVGGLREIRSNFRLVTATNRDLEQEIAAGRFRMDLYYRISVVPVEVPALRMRGDDSLILAQVFLDDLARKYQRGPVALSEANRRLIAAYPWPGNVRELENVIERAVILYNGGNLDLSLQWPEGPTPKAPEAEPSPTSDIVADWPTLEEIERRYIKMVLDRTDGQIDGNDGAAALLGIGRSTLYAKIRRFGFKQSRRFE encoded by the coding sequence GTGAAACTGCTCATGGGCCAAGCCAAACGCCACGCCCCGCGATCGTCGACTACTGCGTCTACATGCCTGGACATCATCATCAAAATCCTGAACGATTTCTCCCTCGCGGAATGCTCCGAAGACATACTCCGCCATTTCATCCATACCATCATCGAACTCGCTGACATCGCGATATACTTCCCGGCCAAAACTGCCTTGGTCTGCCTGCTATTGGAGCGGACAACCGTTGCAGCGCAAAACTTCGGGGATACCAGAAGCGTCGCGATCCTCCACCTGATCCACGCCCACCTCCTCACGTTCGGTTCGTTCGACATCTCTCCACAGGCGGACAAACTCTTCGATATCGGATTCGAAATGGGCGAATCCATCGGCGACGAAGACATGATCGAATACATATCCACCTTTCTCGGCTTCCGCCATTTTCTCAAAGGAGAATTCAAGGAAGCGGAGATGCAGTTCAGCAAGGTGCGGGGAAGATTTGCGTTGCCTAACTCCCAGTACTGGTGGGTTGTGTTCCACGGAATGTCCTCGGCCTTTCTGGGATTCGACCGGCAGGCGATCGGCTCCCTCGAATCCGCCCTGCAAAGCGCCATACTGCGCAACGAACAACTCTCCGCCGAATTTCTGCGTCTCCACCTCGCCCTGGTCCTGCTCATGTTCGGCAAGACGCGGGAAGCTCTTGCCCATATCAACGCCGTTTCCGAACAGGTCGACAGCGACTCGGTCCCGGTTCTCCAGATAAGAACCGCCTGGATTCTGATGTTCTACCATTACTGCACCGGAAATCTCGCATCTTCCCACGCAATGATGGAAAAAATCAACGACATCCTGGTCCAATCCAACATAGCCAAACCAATGCATCACTTTCCGTGGATTCTTGAAACACTCTATATTTTCAAAAAAAAAGGAATGAAGGAGGCAAAACACTTCAACCTCAAAAAGGAATTTGAGCTGTCCTCACAATCTCCAAGCAATCAGATCAAAGCCGGAGCTTGGAGAATCAGGGGAATCATGGCGCTCGAGGAACCTGTTACCGATCTTGATGGCGCCATGAATTGCCTGAAAAAGGCTTTGAAAATGTACATCAATGTCGGCAATCCCATTGAAACGGCAAGGGTCAAACTCGATCTGGCCCGCGTGTACACTCACCTCGGTCGAAACCAGGTGGCCACCCGTCTTCGTGCAGCCGCTTACAGGATCCACAGGCATTTCGGACAACCTGCCTGGCTGGACGAAATGCCCAGGCCACGAACGTTGCCGACGGAAGACAAGGAAGCCCCGTGGCTACGTAACCATGGGAGGAGCACACGCATCACCGCCCCCGTGCGCGCCGACGAATTCCAGAGACAAAGACTCGCCATGCTCTGCCGTAAATTACGAGTCGAGCAGGCGGCATTTTTTTCCATAAAGGACGGAGAAATAAATGCACTGTCAAGATATAATATTTCAAAAACATTCTTAAACGAACAAATTATCGCTCAATATAAAAGCTGGATAATGCGTCATCTTCAAACAAAAAAAATTGAACGTCGCAGAGGAAAGCATGGTTCATGTATTTTAATTTCTATTGAAAACATTTCATCGAATACATATTTATTTCTTTTGAACAAGTATTTTGAAGATGATTTGCTAAATCTGTCTGAAGAAAAAATAATCACTTCTACAAAATCATTTTTCAAAGATCTTCATTTCATACAACCCGATGAACAGGAGGCTATTCACAAACCTGGAAGCACAGCGAATGTTGTCATATCGCCTAATGCAACTCAGGATGAATTCATCACAAACAACGAAACAATGCTTCAATTGCTTCTCAAGTTGAAGCAGGCGACGGCAACCGACGTATCCATCCACATCTTCGGCGAGACAGGTGTGGGCAAGGAGCTCCTGGCGCGTTTCATCCATCGTCACAGCGGCCGCCGAGGATCCTTCGTCTGCGTTCATCCCGCGAGCATGACCGAATCCCTTTTCGAAAGTGCTTTTTTCGGGCATGAAAAGGGATCGTTCACAGGAGCCACCAACCAGAAAATCGGATTTTTCGAACTCGCCAACGAAGGTACGCTCTTCATTGACGAGGTCGGTGAATTGCCCCTCTCCACCCAGGCCAAATTCCTGCGCGTCCTGCAGGAACGCACCTTCATCCGCGTTGGAGGACTTCGGGAAATCCGCTCCAATTTTCGTCTTGTCACGGCAACGAACAGGGATCTGGAGCAGGAGATTGCGGCGGGACGCTTTCGCATGGACCTGTATTACCGGATATCCGTGGTTCCGGTGGAGGTGCCTGCGCTACGAATGCGCGGCGACGATTCGCTGATCCTGGCCCAAGTCTTCCTTGATGATCTCGCACGCAAGTACCAAAGGGGACCTGTTGCACTCAGCGAAGCCAACCGCCGCCTGATCGCCGCCTACCCGTGGCCGGGCAATGTCCGCGAACTGGAAAATGTCATCGAACGCGCGGTCATCCTCTACAACGGCGGAAACCTGGACCTCTCCCTACAGTGGCCCGAAGGTCCTACTCCCAAAGCTCCCGAGGCCGAGCCATCCCCCACCTCCGACATCGTTGCGGATTGGCCGACGCTAGAGGAAATCGAACGTCGCTACATCAAGATGGTCCTAGACCGGACCGACGGCCAGATCGACGGCAACGATGGCGCGGCCGCCCTGCTCGGCATCGGCCGGTCGACGCTGTACGCCAAGATTCGCAGATTCGGCTTTAAGCAGTCCCGAAGATTCGAGTGA
- a CDS encoding SLC13 family permease → MTNLITTLRIKWIASILLPIIVYVVVDPSVHPKLPLFFAITTWAVTVWAMEILPTIPSAAAMTFLFVLGGVASPKVIFAPWGSFLPWLCLAALVLGEALENTGLTRRMALRLMLLVGASFRNTIIALMVTGIFMAFVLPDIMCRVIIFVAIAHGLAMALELKPTSRIASALIMAGFCAATAPGYGFLTGTEMALIAMSIAEPIMGAVGWGEYALANLPFVLLYCAFSVFMCLYIIPGKEHIPHEDHLKEVITARLKDMGPMTRQEWKLFVLMILAITGLLTQKIHGLPGTYVYSLFGLACYLPWLGLAKPEDARKLNIGFIVFVVACLSMGAVAVHLGAAKWIASMLVPFMEKLSPTFSILTAYMSSLTINFVLTPLAAVSSMTAPMVEIANALGMNPKPMIYAFLMGLDQYIFPYEYILYMYAFSTGFITARHMFLGLALRMVFVGVGIVVIQVPYWTFLGLM, encoded by the coding sequence ATGACCAATCTGATTACAACGCTGAGAATCAAATGGATCGCAAGTATACTGCTGCCGATCATCGTGTATGTAGTGGTTGATCCGTCAGTACATCCTAAACTTCCACTGTTCTTCGCCATTACGACATGGGCCGTGACCGTCTGGGCTATGGAAATCCTGCCGACCATTCCTTCCGCAGCTGCCATGACCTTTCTTTTCGTGCTGGGCGGGGTGGCAAGTCCGAAAGTGATCTTCGCCCCTTGGGGTTCTTTCTTGCCCTGGCTGTGCCTGGCCGCCCTTGTTTTGGGAGAAGCGCTCGAGAACACGGGTTTGACCCGCCGCATGGCGCTGCGACTGATGCTGCTTGTGGGTGCGTCGTTCAGGAACACGATCATAGCGCTCATGGTGACGGGCATCTTCATGGCCTTCGTTCTGCCCGACATCATGTGCCGCGTGATTATTTTCGTGGCCATCGCTCACGGACTGGCCATGGCTCTGGAGCTTAAGCCCACATCCCGTATCGCATCGGCCCTGATCATGGCGGGCTTCTGCGCCGCCACCGCTCCCGGATACGGTTTTTTGACCGGTACGGAGATGGCCCTCATTGCCATGTCCATCGCCGAGCCTATCATGGGCGCTGTGGGCTGGGGCGAATATGCCTTGGCGAACCTGCCTTTCGTCCTTCTTTACTGCGCCTTTTCCGTCTTCATGTGTCTCTACATTATTCCGGGAAAGGAGCACATTCCTCATGAAGACCACCTGAAAGAGGTCATCACCGCCCGCCTCAAGGATATGGGCCCCATGACCCGTCAGGAGTGGAAATTGTTCGTTCTTATGATCCTGGCCATCACTGGCCTACTGACCCAGAAGATTCACGGTCTTCCGGGAACATACGTTTATTCCCTCTTTGGCCTGGCATGCTACCTGCCGTGGCTCGGTCTGGCTAAGCCCGAGGATGCGCGCAAGCTCAATATCGGATTCATCGTCTTTGTCGTGGCATGTCTGAGCATGGGGGCTGTGGCCGTTCATCTAGGCGCCGCCAAATGGATCGCCAGCATGCTCGTGCCCTTCATGGAAAAGCTGAGCCCGACCTTCAGCATCCTGACCGCTTACATGTCTTCGCTGACCATCAATTTCGTTCTGACGCCCTTGGCGGCCGTGTCGTCCATGACTGCGCCCATGGTCGAAATCGCCAATGCCCTCGGCATGAATCCTAAGCCCATGATCTACGCATTCCTGATGGGTTTGGATCAGTATATCTTCCCCTATGAATATATTCTGTACATGTATGCCTTTTCTACGGGTTTCATCACCGCGCGGCACATGTTTCTCGGCCTTGCGCTGCGTATGGTTTTTGTCGGAGTAGGTATCGTTGTCATTCAGGTCCCATATTGGACCTTTCTCGGACTTATGTGA
- a CDS encoding aryl-sulfate sulfotransferase: MGHPTVYPTGVTVYNPDKAWSGFTIVSAPELGALLINMNGAEVRLWKDVHGFPNKIFPGGHIMGSTGTRNPKYALQDQLDVVQLDWEGKIVWKFDRAEFVEDPGSEPRWVARQHHDFQREGNSVGYYAPGMEPKIDSGNSLILSHKDVRCPYISEKPLLDDVIYEVNWEGEIIWEWVCSEHVEEMGFSEAALNAMSRHPNFRGGSLIESAPSVGDWMHVNSMSTLGPNKWYEAGDQRFHPDNIIIDGRETNIICIIEKKTGKIVWQIGPDYDTSPELKALGWIIGQHHAHMIPAGLPGAGNILVFDNGGWAGYGSPNPGAPKGEKAALRDYSRVLEIDPTTLKIVWQYTPMEAGFLIPLDASRFYSPFISSAQRLPNGNTLICEGSDGRIFEVTAEHELVWEYICPYKGNIGMPMNWVYRAYRAPYDWVPQAGTQQEEAIKPIDVASFRVPGAAPLGPLSAVKVEGTVGYYGGAGHCVGSTD; this comes from the coding sequence ATGGGACATCCAACAGTCTACCCTACTGGTGTAACAGTTTACAATCCTGATAAAGCCTGGAGCGGTTTTACCATCGTGTCCGCGCCCGAATTGGGAGCACTGCTGATCAACATGAACGGCGCCGAGGTCCGCCTCTGGAAGGACGTGCACGGCTTTCCGAACAAGATCTTCCCCGGCGGCCACATCATGGGCAGTACCGGGACACGCAATCCGAAATACGCTCTTCAGGATCAGCTGGATGTGGTCCAACTCGACTGGGAAGGCAAGATCGTCTGGAAATTCGACCGCGCCGAATTCGTCGAGGATCCGGGTTCCGAGCCCCGTTGGGTCGCGCGGCAGCACCACGACTTCCAGCGTGAGGGCAATTCCGTCGGTTACTACGCCCCTGGCATGGAACCAAAGATCGATTCTGGCAATTCCCTTATCCTGAGCCACAAGGATGTGAGGTGCCCCTACATCAGCGAAAAGCCGCTGCTCGACGATGTTATTTATGAAGTCAACTGGGAAGGCGAGATCATCTGGGAGTGGGTCTGCTCCGAGCATGTTGAGGAGATGGGCTTTTCCGAGGCCGCGCTGAACGCCATGAGCAGACATCCCAATTTCCGCGGCGGATCTCTCATAGAAAGCGCGCCCTCCGTGGGCGACTGGATGCATGTTAACTCCATGTCCACTCTCGGACCCAACAAGTGGTATGAGGCCGGTGATCAGCGTTTCCACCCGGATAACATCATCATCGACGGCCGCGAGACCAACATTATCTGCATCATCGAGAAGAAGACCGGCAAGATCGTATGGCAGATCGGCCCTGATTATGACACGAGTCCCGAACTCAAGGCCCTGGGATGGATCATCGGGCAGCACCATGCGCATATGATCCCTGCCGGCCTCCCGGGTGCAGGTAATATCTTGGTTTTCGACAATGGCGGCTGGGCTGGCTACGGGAGCCCGAATCCCGGTGCCCCCAAAGGCGAGAAGGCCGCGTTGCGCGATTACTCCCGTGTTCTGGAGATCGATCCGACCACGTTGAAGATCGTCTGGCAGTACACGCCGATGGAAGCCGGATTTCTCATACCCCTGGACGCCTCGCGTTTCTACTCCCCGTTCATCAGTTCGGCCCAGCGCCTTCCCAACGGCAATACGCTGATCTGTGAAGGCTCCGACGGACGCATCTTCGAGGTCACGGCCGAGCATGAACTGGTTTGGGAATACATATGCCCATACAAGGGTAACATTGGCATGCCCATGAACTGGGTCTATCGCGCTTACCGCGCCCCCTATGACTGGGTTCCGCAGGCCGGAACACAGCAGGAGGAAGCCATCAAGCCCATCGACGTGGCATCGTTCCGCGTTCCTGGTGCGGCGCCCCTTGGACCGCTTTCGGCCGTGAAGGTCGAAGGGACTGTCGGCTACTACGGCGGGGCCGGTCACTGCGTTGGTTCCACCGACTAG
- a CDS encoding transporter yields MRTRVVSSLVLACCLLLPSAHARAAEGASISTPAGAVGVNHGPGGMGFPVGKFAAVLNYRYCVKDQWYKDSSGEDGADVKQIVHTPVLKTRFSFAKGWDVRTATPFLDMTVDREDIGLDDKWVGGLGDTTAILRYQILSQKTGAPLNLAADLGVVIPTGEIGDNNPGNGAWGALFGFGATYMSGSHRIEGDTSYTVYSEGTAEKTKGDRLRINAHYAYALNSLLDLGVEAYYEWTQEDEQYGVDLVNDAKSLYVGPKFNLKFPEYGITFGGNILMAAYRDYETATLTDDWRTEFKLIKLF; encoded by the coding sequence ATGAGAACGAGGGTTGTATCCAGCCTGGTGCTTGCATGTTGTCTTTTGTTGCCGAGTGCTCACGCCCGCGCCGCCGAAGGAGCTTCGATCTCCACTCCCGCCGGCGCGGTCGGCGTCAATCATGGTCCGGGCGGCATGGGGTTTCCAGTTGGTAAGTTCGCCGCCGTGCTGAACTATCGCTATTGCGTCAAGGATCAGTGGTACAAGGATTCGTCCGGGGAAGACGGTGCGGACGTCAAGCAGATCGTCCACACTCCCGTCCTGAAGACCCGCTTCTCCTTCGCAAAGGGATGGGATGTGCGAACCGCCACTCCTTTTCTAGATATGACCGTCGATCGTGAAGATATCGGGCTCGACGATAAGTGGGTCGGCGGCCTGGGTGATACGACGGCCATCCTGCGCTATCAGATTCTGTCCCAGAAGACCGGCGCGCCCCTGAACCTTGCTGCGGATCTCGGAGTGGTTATCCCGACGGGCGAAATCGGCGACAACAACCCCGGCAACGGAGCCTGGGGAGCCCTGTTCGGATTCGGCGCGACCTACATGAGCGGTTCCCACCGCATCGAGGGCGACACGAGCTATACCGTGTACAGCGAAGGCACGGCTGAGAAGACTAAAGGTGACCGCCTCCGCATTAATGCCCATTACGCCTACGCCCTGAACAGCCTCCTGGATCTCGGTGTTGAGGCCTATTATGAATGGACCCAGGAGGACGAACAGTACGGCGTGGACCTCGTAAACGACGCCAAATCTCTGTATGTCGGCCCGAAGTTCAACCTTAAATTCCCCGAATACGGCATCACCTTTGGCGGGAACATTCTCATGGCGGCCTACCGCGATTACGAGACCGCGACACTTACGGATGATTGGCGCACGGAGTTCAAGCTTATCAAGTTGTTCTAA